From the Periophthalmus magnuspinnatus isolate fPerMag1 chromosome 1, fPerMag1.2.pri, whole genome shotgun sequence genome, one window contains:
- the sp2 gene encoding transcription factor Sp2 isoform X2 produces the protein MSEPQDNMAATVAVSPSEYLQPSTTSSSSTSSTQDSQPSPLALLAATCSKIGPPAAQAPVSPPPAQPQPRRLLPIKPAPIAPAPPKNLGFLSAKGNVIQLPTLGSAAPGSPIVLTIQQSPARTNVPNIQYQIQAPQTIQMMPQGGQIQLIPNTNQAIIAAPMTVPSPAPTPAPPQKTVSIKPSSAKSRKQQHQQAQQQARQNSSQNIVQLPGGLTLPLNVGATEMEDMMTDAHTGPNILKGRRGRKKKATTNQNPVTVQAESPLQPQEQMETILIEAGDNIIQAGNNLLIVQSPGQPAMVQQVQLVQPKQPETQVVQIPQQALKVVQAASATLPPVPQRQGGPTSIQVSPADPTPTQFLFKTSSGEWQAVQLQESTSQATIPPVATATTPVSTTSSPTSTNRKAPQGGGRKERTLAKIAPAGGTIGGGVITLNSPLSPAPQQTVQTISINGVQVQGVPVTITNAGGQQHLTVQTVQGGGLQLAALNQPTVQVDSLTLELPPGPGEKKRRVACTCPNCKDADKRPGEVGKRKHICHVPGCEKTFRKTSLLRAHVRLHTGERPFVCSWVFCGKRFTRSDELQRHARTHTGDKRFECSQCQKRFMRSDHLTKHYKTHINTKNL, from the exons ATGAGCG AACCACAGGACAACATGGCCGCTACCGTTGCTGTGAGTCCCAGTGAATACCTGCAGCCCTCcaccacttcctcctcctccacctcttccacGCAG GACTCTCAGCCTTCTCCTCTGGCACTGCTCGCTGCCACCTGTTCAAAGATCGGCCCTCCAGCTGCTCAGGCAccagtgtctcctcctcctgctcagcCACAGCCGCGGAGACTCCTGCCTATCAAACCTGCCCCCATTGCCCCCGCGCCTCCCAAAAACCTGGGCTTCCTCTCTGCTAAAGGCAACGTAATCCAGTTGCCCACTCTAGGGTCAGCGGCCCCGGGGAGCCCCATAGTACTCACAATACAACAGAGCCCTGCCCGAACCAATGTGCCCAACATACAGTATCAG ATCCAGGCCCCACAGACCATCCAGATGATGCCTCAGGGGGGACAGATCCAGCTTATACCCAACACAAATCAGGCCATAATTGCTGCTCCAATGACTGTCCCGAGTCCGGCCCCTACCCCAGCCCCTCCCCAAAAAACAGTCTCCATCAAACCCTCCTCTGCAAAgtcaaggaaacaacaacatcaacaggcACAACAACAGGCACGTCAGAACAGCTCACAGAACATAGTGCAGTTACCTGGAGGTCTGACTCTGCCTTTGAATGTGGGAGCAACAGAAATGGAGGATATGATGACAGACGCTCATACAGGTCCAAACATTCTGAAAGGTCGTCGCGGAAGGAAGAAGAAGGCCACGACCAATCAGAATCCAGTTACAGTCCAGGCAGAATCTCCTCTGCAGCCACAAGAGCAAATGGAGACCATTCTCATCGAAGCAGGGGATAATATTATACAG GCGGGCAACAACCTCCTGATCGTGCAGAGTCCAGGGCAGCCAGCGATGGTGCAGCAAGTACAGCTGGTGCAGCCCAAACAGCCAGAGACTCAGGTGGTGCAGATCCCACAACAGGCTCTGAAGGTGGTTCAGGCCGCGTCTGCCACTCTGCCCCCTGTCCCACAGAGGCAGGGTGGCCCCACCAGCATCCAGGTGTCCCCTGCCGATCCCACGCCCACACAG tttttattcaaGACCTCCTCTGGTGAGTGGCAGGCGGTGCAGCTCCAGGAGTCAACGTCTCAAGCAACAATCCCCCCTGTTGCCACGGCTACGACCCCAGTATCCACGACGTCATCTCCTACATCGACCAATAGGAAGGCACCTCAGGGTGGGGGACGGAAGGAACGGACTCTGGCTAAAATCGCCCCGGCTGGAGGAACGATTGGCGGAGGTGTGATCACCCTGAACTCTCCCCTGTCCCCAGCTCCACAACAAACTGTTCAAACCATCAGCATTAACGGGGTCCAGGTGCAGGGTGTCCCAGTTACCATCACCAATGCTGGAG GCCAGCAGCACTTGACGGTCCAGACGGTGCAGGGTGGAGGGCTGCAGCTTGCAGCTCTGAACCAGCCCACGGTCCAGGTGGACTCTCTGACACTAGAGCTGCCCCCAGGAccaggagagaagaagaggagggtaGCCTGCACCTGCCCCAACTGTAAAGATGCAGACAAGAG GCCCGGGGAGGTCGGTAAGAGGAAGCATATCTGTCACGTTCCTGGTTGTGAGAAAACATTCAGGAAAACATCCCTGTTGCGTGCGCACGTCAGGCTGCACACTGGGGAAAGGCCCTTCGTCTGCTCCTGGGTTTTCTGTGGAAAGAGGTTCACAAGGAGTGACGAGCTACAGAGGcatgcgcgcacacacacag ggGACAAACGGTTTGAGTGCAGCCAGTGTCAGAAACGCTTCATGAGGAGTGACCACTTGACGAAGCATTACAAGACTCACATAAACACGAAAAACCTGTGA
- the sp2 gene encoding transcription factor Sp2 isoform X4 — protein MAATVAVSPSEYLQPSTTSSSSTSSTQDSQPSPLALLAATCSKIGPPAAQAPVSPPPAQPQPRRLLPIKPAPIAPAPPKNLGFLSAKGNVIQLPTLGSAAPGSPIVLTIQQSPARTNVPNIQYQIQAPQTIQMMPQGGQIQLIPNTNQAIIAAPMTVPSPAPTPAPPQKTVSIKPSSAKSRKQQHQQAQQQARQNSSQNIVQLPGGLTLPLNVGATEMEDMMTDAHTGPNILKGRRGRKKKATTNQNPVTVQAESPLQPQEQMETILIEAGDNIIQAGNNLLIVQSPGQPAMVQQVQLVQPKQPETQVVQIPQQALKVVQAASATLPPVPQRQGGPTSIQVSPADPTPTQFLFKTSSGEWQAVQLQESTSQATIPPVATATTPVSTTSSPTSTNRKAPQGGGRKERTLAKIAPAGGTIGGGVITLNSPLSPAPQQTVQTISINGVQVQGVPVTITNAGGQQHLTVQTVQGGGLQLAALNQPTVQVDSLTLELPPGPGEKKRRVACTCPNCKDADKRPGEVGKRKHICHVPGCEKTFRKTSLLRAHVRLHTGERPFVCSWVFCGKRFTRSDELQRHARTHTGDKRFECSQCQKRFMRSDHLTKHYKTHINTKNL, from the exons ATGGCCGCTACCGTTGCTGTGAGTCCCAGTGAATACCTGCAGCCCTCcaccacttcctcctcctccacctcttccacGCAG GACTCTCAGCCTTCTCCTCTGGCACTGCTCGCTGCCACCTGTTCAAAGATCGGCCCTCCAGCTGCTCAGGCAccagtgtctcctcctcctgctcagcCACAGCCGCGGAGACTCCTGCCTATCAAACCTGCCCCCATTGCCCCCGCGCCTCCCAAAAACCTGGGCTTCCTCTCTGCTAAAGGCAACGTAATCCAGTTGCCCACTCTAGGGTCAGCGGCCCCGGGGAGCCCCATAGTACTCACAATACAACAGAGCCCTGCCCGAACCAATGTGCCCAACATACAGTATCAG ATCCAGGCCCCACAGACCATCCAGATGATGCCTCAGGGGGGACAGATCCAGCTTATACCCAACACAAATCAGGCCATAATTGCTGCTCCAATGACTGTCCCGAGTCCGGCCCCTACCCCAGCCCCTCCCCAAAAAACAGTCTCCATCAAACCCTCCTCTGCAAAgtcaaggaaacaacaacatcaacaggcACAACAACAGGCACGTCAGAACAGCTCACAGAACATAGTGCAGTTACCTGGAGGTCTGACTCTGCCTTTGAATGTGGGAGCAACAGAAATGGAGGATATGATGACAGACGCTCATACAGGTCCAAACATTCTGAAAGGTCGTCGCGGAAGGAAGAAGAAGGCCACGACCAATCAGAATCCAGTTACAGTCCAGGCAGAATCTCCTCTGCAGCCACAAGAGCAAATGGAGACCATTCTCATCGAAGCAGGGGATAATATTATACAG GCGGGCAACAACCTCCTGATCGTGCAGAGTCCAGGGCAGCCAGCGATGGTGCAGCAAGTACAGCTGGTGCAGCCCAAACAGCCAGAGACTCAGGTGGTGCAGATCCCACAACAGGCTCTGAAGGTGGTTCAGGCCGCGTCTGCCACTCTGCCCCCTGTCCCACAGAGGCAGGGTGGCCCCACCAGCATCCAGGTGTCCCCTGCCGATCCCACGCCCACACAG tttttattcaaGACCTCCTCTGGTGAGTGGCAGGCGGTGCAGCTCCAGGAGTCAACGTCTCAAGCAACAATCCCCCCTGTTGCCACGGCTACGACCCCAGTATCCACGACGTCATCTCCTACATCGACCAATAGGAAGGCACCTCAGGGTGGGGGACGGAAGGAACGGACTCTGGCTAAAATCGCCCCGGCTGGAGGAACGATTGGCGGAGGTGTGATCACCCTGAACTCTCCCCTGTCCCCAGCTCCACAACAAACTGTTCAAACCATCAGCATTAACGGGGTCCAGGTGCAGGGTGTCCCAGTTACCATCACCAATGCTGGAG GCCAGCAGCACTTGACGGTCCAGACGGTGCAGGGTGGAGGGCTGCAGCTTGCAGCTCTGAACCAGCCCACGGTCCAGGTGGACTCTCTGACACTAGAGCTGCCCCCAGGAccaggagagaagaagaggagggtaGCCTGCACCTGCCCCAACTGTAAAGATGCAGACAAGAG GCCCGGGGAGGTCGGTAAGAGGAAGCATATCTGTCACGTTCCTGGTTGTGAGAAAACATTCAGGAAAACATCCCTGTTGCGTGCGCACGTCAGGCTGCACACTGGGGAAAGGCCCTTCGTCTGCTCCTGGGTTTTCTGTGGAAAGAGGTTCACAAGGAGTGACGAGCTACAGAGGcatgcgcgcacacacacag ggGACAAACGGTTTGAGTGCAGCCAGTGTCAGAAACGCTTCATGAGGAGTGACCACTTGACGAAGCATTACAAGACTCACATAAACACGAAAAACCTGTGA
- the sp2 gene encoding transcription factor Sp2 isoform X3, producing the protein MAATVAVSPSEYLQPSTTSSSSTSSTQQDSQPSPLALLAATCSKIGPPAAQAPVSPPPAQPQPRRLLPIKPAPIAPAPPKNLGFLSAKGNVIQLPTLGSAAPGSPIVLTIQQSPARTNVPNIQYQIQAPQTIQMMPQGGQIQLIPNTNQAIIAAPMTVPSPAPTPAPPQKTVSIKPSSAKSRKQQHQQAQQQARQNSSQNIVQLPGGLTLPLNVGATEMEDMMTDAHTGPNILKGRRGRKKKATTNQNPVTVQAESPLQPQEQMETILIEAGDNIIQAGNNLLIVQSPGQPAMVQQVQLVQPKQPETQVVQIPQQALKVVQAASATLPPVPQRQGGPTSIQVSPADPTPTQFLFKTSSGEWQAVQLQESTSQATIPPVATATTPVSTTSSPTSTNRKAPQGGGRKERTLAKIAPAGGTIGGGVITLNSPLSPAPQQTVQTISINGVQVQGVPVTITNAGGQQHLTVQTVQGGGLQLAALNQPTVQVDSLTLELPPGPGEKKRRVACTCPNCKDADKRPGEVGKRKHICHVPGCEKTFRKTSLLRAHVRLHTGERPFVCSWVFCGKRFTRSDELQRHARTHTGDKRFECSQCQKRFMRSDHLTKHYKTHINTKNL; encoded by the exons ATGGCCGCTACCGTTGCTGTGAGTCCCAGTGAATACCTGCAGCCCTCcaccacttcctcctcctccacctcttccacGCAG CAGGACTCTCAGCCTTCTCCTCTGGCACTGCTCGCTGCCACCTGTTCAAAGATCGGCCCTCCAGCTGCTCAGGCAccagtgtctcctcctcctgctcagcCACAGCCGCGGAGACTCCTGCCTATCAAACCTGCCCCCATTGCCCCCGCGCCTCCCAAAAACCTGGGCTTCCTCTCTGCTAAAGGCAACGTAATCCAGTTGCCCACTCTAGGGTCAGCGGCCCCGGGGAGCCCCATAGTACTCACAATACAACAGAGCCCTGCCCGAACCAATGTGCCCAACATACAGTATCAG ATCCAGGCCCCACAGACCATCCAGATGATGCCTCAGGGGGGACAGATCCAGCTTATACCCAACACAAATCAGGCCATAATTGCTGCTCCAATGACTGTCCCGAGTCCGGCCCCTACCCCAGCCCCTCCCCAAAAAACAGTCTCCATCAAACCCTCCTCTGCAAAgtcaaggaaacaacaacatcaacaggcACAACAACAGGCACGTCAGAACAGCTCACAGAACATAGTGCAGTTACCTGGAGGTCTGACTCTGCCTTTGAATGTGGGAGCAACAGAAATGGAGGATATGATGACAGACGCTCATACAGGTCCAAACATTCTGAAAGGTCGTCGCGGAAGGAAGAAGAAGGCCACGACCAATCAGAATCCAGTTACAGTCCAGGCAGAATCTCCTCTGCAGCCACAAGAGCAAATGGAGACCATTCTCATCGAAGCAGGGGATAATATTATACAG GCGGGCAACAACCTCCTGATCGTGCAGAGTCCAGGGCAGCCAGCGATGGTGCAGCAAGTACAGCTGGTGCAGCCCAAACAGCCAGAGACTCAGGTGGTGCAGATCCCACAACAGGCTCTGAAGGTGGTTCAGGCCGCGTCTGCCACTCTGCCCCCTGTCCCACAGAGGCAGGGTGGCCCCACCAGCATCCAGGTGTCCCCTGCCGATCCCACGCCCACACAG tttttattcaaGACCTCCTCTGGTGAGTGGCAGGCGGTGCAGCTCCAGGAGTCAACGTCTCAAGCAACAATCCCCCCTGTTGCCACGGCTACGACCCCAGTATCCACGACGTCATCTCCTACATCGACCAATAGGAAGGCACCTCAGGGTGGGGGACGGAAGGAACGGACTCTGGCTAAAATCGCCCCGGCTGGAGGAACGATTGGCGGAGGTGTGATCACCCTGAACTCTCCCCTGTCCCCAGCTCCACAACAAACTGTTCAAACCATCAGCATTAACGGGGTCCAGGTGCAGGGTGTCCCAGTTACCATCACCAATGCTGGAG GCCAGCAGCACTTGACGGTCCAGACGGTGCAGGGTGGAGGGCTGCAGCTTGCAGCTCTGAACCAGCCCACGGTCCAGGTGGACTCTCTGACACTAGAGCTGCCCCCAGGAccaggagagaagaagaggagggtaGCCTGCACCTGCCCCAACTGTAAAGATGCAGACAAGAG GCCCGGGGAGGTCGGTAAGAGGAAGCATATCTGTCACGTTCCTGGTTGTGAGAAAACATTCAGGAAAACATCCCTGTTGCGTGCGCACGTCAGGCTGCACACTGGGGAAAGGCCCTTCGTCTGCTCCTGGGTTTTCTGTGGAAAGAGGTTCACAAGGAGTGACGAGCTACAGAGGcatgcgcgcacacacacag ggGACAAACGGTTTGAGTGCAGCCAGTGTCAGAAACGCTTCATGAGGAGTGACCACTTGACGAAGCATTACAAGACTCACATAAACACGAAAAACCTGTGA
- the sp2 gene encoding transcription factor Sp2 isoform X1, which translates to MSEPQDNMAATVAVSPSEYLQPSTTSSSSTSSTQQDSQPSPLALLAATCSKIGPPAAQAPVSPPPAQPQPRRLLPIKPAPIAPAPPKNLGFLSAKGNVIQLPTLGSAAPGSPIVLTIQQSPARTNVPNIQYQIQAPQTIQMMPQGGQIQLIPNTNQAIIAAPMTVPSPAPTPAPPQKTVSIKPSSAKSRKQQHQQAQQQARQNSSQNIVQLPGGLTLPLNVGATEMEDMMTDAHTGPNILKGRRGRKKKATTNQNPVTVQAESPLQPQEQMETILIEAGDNIIQAGNNLLIVQSPGQPAMVQQVQLVQPKQPETQVVQIPQQALKVVQAASATLPPVPQRQGGPTSIQVSPADPTPTQFLFKTSSGEWQAVQLQESTSQATIPPVATATTPVSTTSSPTSTNRKAPQGGGRKERTLAKIAPAGGTIGGGVITLNSPLSPAPQQTVQTISINGVQVQGVPVTITNAGGQQHLTVQTVQGGGLQLAALNQPTVQVDSLTLELPPGPGEKKRRVACTCPNCKDADKRPGEVGKRKHICHVPGCEKTFRKTSLLRAHVRLHTGERPFVCSWVFCGKRFTRSDELQRHARTHTGDKRFECSQCQKRFMRSDHLTKHYKTHINTKNL; encoded by the exons ATGAGCG AACCACAGGACAACATGGCCGCTACCGTTGCTGTGAGTCCCAGTGAATACCTGCAGCCCTCcaccacttcctcctcctccacctcttccacGCAG CAGGACTCTCAGCCTTCTCCTCTGGCACTGCTCGCTGCCACCTGTTCAAAGATCGGCCCTCCAGCTGCTCAGGCAccagtgtctcctcctcctgctcagcCACAGCCGCGGAGACTCCTGCCTATCAAACCTGCCCCCATTGCCCCCGCGCCTCCCAAAAACCTGGGCTTCCTCTCTGCTAAAGGCAACGTAATCCAGTTGCCCACTCTAGGGTCAGCGGCCCCGGGGAGCCCCATAGTACTCACAATACAACAGAGCCCTGCCCGAACCAATGTGCCCAACATACAGTATCAG ATCCAGGCCCCACAGACCATCCAGATGATGCCTCAGGGGGGACAGATCCAGCTTATACCCAACACAAATCAGGCCATAATTGCTGCTCCAATGACTGTCCCGAGTCCGGCCCCTACCCCAGCCCCTCCCCAAAAAACAGTCTCCATCAAACCCTCCTCTGCAAAgtcaaggaaacaacaacatcaacaggcACAACAACAGGCACGTCAGAACAGCTCACAGAACATAGTGCAGTTACCTGGAGGTCTGACTCTGCCTTTGAATGTGGGAGCAACAGAAATGGAGGATATGATGACAGACGCTCATACAGGTCCAAACATTCTGAAAGGTCGTCGCGGAAGGAAGAAGAAGGCCACGACCAATCAGAATCCAGTTACAGTCCAGGCAGAATCTCCTCTGCAGCCACAAGAGCAAATGGAGACCATTCTCATCGAAGCAGGGGATAATATTATACAG GCGGGCAACAACCTCCTGATCGTGCAGAGTCCAGGGCAGCCAGCGATGGTGCAGCAAGTACAGCTGGTGCAGCCCAAACAGCCAGAGACTCAGGTGGTGCAGATCCCACAACAGGCTCTGAAGGTGGTTCAGGCCGCGTCTGCCACTCTGCCCCCTGTCCCACAGAGGCAGGGTGGCCCCACCAGCATCCAGGTGTCCCCTGCCGATCCCACGCCCACACAG tttttattcaaGACCTCCTCTGGTGAGTGGCAGGCGGTGCAGCTCCAGGAGTCAACGTCTCAAGCAACAATCCCCCCTGTTGCCACGGCTACGACCCCAGTATCCACGACGTCATCTCCTACATCGACCAATAGGAAGGCACCTCAGGGTGGGGGACGGAAGGAACGGACTCTGGCTAAAATCGCCCCGGCTGGAGGAACGATTGGCGGAGGTGTGATCACCCTGAACTCTCCCCTGTCCCCAGCTCCACAACAAACTGTTCAAACCATCAGCATTAACGGGGTCCAGGTGCAGGGTGTCCCAGTTACCATCACCAATGCTGGAG GCCAGCAGCACTTGACGGTCCAGACGGTGCAGGGTGGAGGGCTGCAGCTTGCAGCTCTGAACCAGCCCACGGTCCAGGTGGACTCTCTGACACTAGAGCTGCCCCCAGGAccaggagagaagaagaggagggtaGCCTGCACCTGCCCCAACTGTAAAGATGCAGACAAGAG GCCCGGGGAGGTCGGTAAGAGGAAGCATATCTGTCACGTTCCTGGTTGTGAGAAAACATTCAGGAAAACATCCCTGTTGCGTGCGCACGTCAGGCTGCACACTGGGGAAAGGCCCTTCGTCTGCTCCTGGGTTTTCTGTGGAAAGAGGTTCACAAGGAGTGACGAGCTACAGAGGcatgcgcgcacacacacag ggGACAAACGGTTTGAGTGCAGCCAGTGTCAGAAACGCTTCATGAGGAGTGACCACTTGACGAAGCATTACAAGACTCACATAAACACGAAAAACCTGTGA